Part of the Flavobacteriales bacterium genome, TTTTTAAATGGACAGAAATTTTAAACTTCCTTATTTCTATTCCAGTAGCAGGTGCGCTCATGATTTTATTTGGAATACTAAATGTTTTTATTGACATTCCCCATAAATTCCAGTCACTTGCACTACTTTTTTATGTTCTATTAATCATCATGATAAGTTTGTATATCATTCAAAAAGAGCAAATTTCTCGTAAACTAAAATCTATTTCCATTAATATTCTCTTACCAGCAATGGTAATGATTTTACCTATACTCTATTTCGCCATCTCAGAAAATTGGACCTATGAGAAAATTTCACCATGCTCATATACTCCGCAAGAGATAAAATATCTTCCTCGTGGTATAGAGATTTACAGTATATTTTTGGGATGTTTTATAGGTATTTTAGTATTCCAAAGTTTTATTAAAAAATGGAAAGCATCAAAGTACTAATAGATTCAAGCCTCTTTTTAGAGGCTTTTTGTTTTTTGATGCTCAATTTCACGATTTAGCGTAAATTGCCCGATATTTTGATACCACAGATGAGCCAAGAAAAAGATCAGATACAATATATTGAAAGACAAAGTAAAAAGGTTTTAACAGAAGAAGTTCCTAGCGGAGGAATGATTCGTTTTTTATACGGGCAAAATCCTTTAGGTAAAATTTTGTTACATCAGCTATTCAAAAGAAAATGGATTTCTTCTTTTGTAGGAAAACACATGGACTCCAAAAGATCTATTAAAAGAATTCAAGCTTTTATTGATCAATTTCAAATGAAAATGGATGACTATATTATTCCTTCAACAGGTTTTCAATCCTTTAATGATTTTTTCTATAGAAAAATAAAACCCGAAGCACGCCCTATAGCCGAAGGAATTATCTCACCTGCCGATGGTAAAATTTTAGTTTTCCCTACCCTTGAAGCCAGTCAACAATTTTTTATAAAAGGTAGTTTGTTTGATATCCATCGATTCATTCAGAACAAAAAAGTATCTGAAAAATATCTTGACGGTGGAATGGCAATTATTCGCTTAGCACCTGTAGATTATCACCGTTATCATTTCCCTACAGCCGGTGTTGTGGGTGAGAATATTAAAATAAAAGGCGATTATTATTCAGTTTCTCCATTGGCTCTGAAGAAAAATTTGGAAATTTTTTTAGAGAATAAAAGAGAATACGTGGAAGTAGAACATCCAAAGTCTGGGAAATATCTCATTTGTGATGTAGGGGCTACCATGACAGGAAGTATCATCCAAACACACCAAGCCAATACTACTGTTGAAAAAGGACAAGAAAAAGGGTATTTTGCTTTTGGAGGCTCTACTTTGGTGCTTCTTTTTCAAAAAAACACCATGCATTTTGCAGAAGATTTAATAGAAAACACTCAAAATCATTTTGAAACCACCATAAAAATGGGTGAAAACATCGGTTTCTTTATAGAAAAATAAGGTACAAACAATTGACTATGGTAGATTTATGAGTTTTACAGAAACCTTCTACCGTATTATACCAACAAGTAAATTGAATAGGAGTATGAGTTTTTAGTAACTTTGCTCCTATTTTTATTTCAAAAAAACCTTTTTATGAAAAAGCCATTGATTGCCCCATCGGTATTGGCAGCTGATTTTGCCAATCTTCAAAGAGATATCGAAATGATTAACGAAAGTCAAGCAGACTGGTTTCATATTGATATAATGGATGGAGTTTTTGTTCCTAATATTTCATTTGGAATGCCCGTTTTGGATGCAATTTCAAAACATGCAAAAAAAACAATCGATGTTCATTTAATGATCGTAGATCCTGATAGATATACAGAAACCTTCGCAAAACTCGGAGCCAATTATCTAACAGTACATTACGAAGCTTGCAACCATCTTCATAGAAGCTTACAGAATATAAAAGCCCATGGTATGAAAGCCGGAGTTGCTCTCAATCCTCACACACCTGTATCTGTATTAAGTGAGGTAATTCAAGACCTCGATTTAGTTTGTATTATGTCTGTAAACCCTGGTTTTGGAGGTCAAAAATTCATTGAAAACACCTATTCTAAAGTAAAAGAACTTGTGGCATTACGTACCGAAAAAGGTGGAGATTTCTTAATTGAAATAGATGGTGGTGTTGGCTTAGGAAATTATAAAGAACTGACTGCAGCAGGTGCAGATGTTTTAGTGGCTGGTTCTTCTGTTTTTAGAGCAGAAAATCCTGTTCAAATGGTAGAAGATTTAAAGAAGGTATAAGAAAGTTATGAAAGAACAATCAGAAGAAAATTACGAACACGAAAACCTAATTGTGGAGCCTGGTGCAGAAAGTATTAGAATAGACAAATACATTCTCAATCATATTTCTAGGGAAAAATACTCTAGAACTAAGCTCCAACAGATGTGTGAAAACGGTTTGATAACGGTAAATGATCAAAACGTAAAATCCAACTATAAGGTAAGACCTAATGATGTCATTTCTATTTCTAAGCCTTATCCTGTGTTTAGCAATGAGCTTATTGCCGAAGATATTCCATTGGATATTATTTATGAAGATGATGACCTTGTTGTAGTCAACAAACCAGCAGGAATGGTCGTTCATCCTTCCTACGGTCATTACTCTGGAACACTCGTAAATGCTTTATTGTTTCATATAAATCAGCTTGCCACTCCACGAGAAGAAGGAAGACCAGGCTTGGTTCACAGAATCGATAAACTTACTTCAGGATTATTGGTTGTAGCCAAAACTGATGCTGCTTTAGCTTATTTATCTGAACAATTTGCAGAGAAAACTTCCAAAAGAAAATATCTTGCCCTTGTTTGGGGAGATGTCATTGAAGACGAAGGAACAATTGTAGGACATATTGGTAGATCTCGAAAAAACAGACAATTACGTTATGTTTTTGAAGATGGATCTGAAGGAAAACATGCCGTTACACACTACAAAGTAGTTGAGCGTTTTGGCTACACAACCCTAGTTGAGTGCCAGTTAGAAACAGGAAGAACACATCAAATTCGTGTACATTTCCAATATCTCGGTCATCCACTTTTTGGAGATCCAGAATATGGTGGAGACAAAATACTCAAAGGAACTACTTTTACAAAATATCGACAATTTGTAAATAATTGTTTTGCCCTAGCTCCTAGGCAAAACCTACATGCAAAGACACTTGGTTTTGAGCATCCAACTACAAAAGAATGGATGAGTTTCGACTCAGAATTGGCAGATGACATGAAAGAAGTCATTGAAAAATGGCGTAGCTACGCTTATCAAAAATCTCTGAAAAACTAATTTTGGATAAACTCAAAAGTCTTTCTATTCCCATGATGGCAATAATGATGTCCTTGGTAGCTCTTACCATTGATATCATGTTGCCAGCTTTTCCTCAAATGAGCCAAGATTTACAGTTGGAAAATGAAAATCAAATTCAACTGATTATTTCCATGGTATTTTTAGGAATGGCAATAGGACAAATTTTCTATGGTCCTATTTCTGATGCATTAGGTAGGAAACCAGCCATTTTCATTGGTTTTTGGGTTTTTGTTTTAGGTTCTTTTCTCTGTCTTTTTACAGAAGATATCTATTGGATGAGTGCTGGTAGAATGCTACAAGGAATTGGTCTTTCTGCCAATAGAATTGTATGTGTGGCGATTATTAGAGATCAATTTAAAGGAGAAGAAATGGCAAAGGTAATGTCTTTAATTATGTCATTTTTTATTATCGTTCCTGCCCTCGCCCCTAGTTTAGGCGATATTTTATTAGAAATAATTAACTGGAAAGGAATCTTTTTGCTCATTTTGATTGTGGCTTCTGCTACCACACTTTGGTTTTATCTAAGACAGAAAGAAACTTTAGCCGAAACTCATAGAATTCCTTTAAGTTTTAGAAATAGTTTTAAAGCTTTAAAAGAAATTTATGCCCACAAAAAATCGAGATACTTCACCATTATTTCAGGCTTCATTTTAGGTTTATTTTTAGGATACTTAAACTCTATTCAGCAAATAGTTGACAAAGTATATCATCAAGAAAAGTATTTTGCAATATGGTTTGGCGTTTTCGCTCTTTTCATTGGTACTGCTTCCTTCTTAAATAGAAAATTAGTGACACTTTTTGGAATGGAGAATCTTGTCAAACGAGCTTTAACTCTTTTAGCAATAAGCTCTGGAATTGTTGCCTTAGTGATTGCATTTGACCCTTCACTTATCATCTTTCCTGTTTTTGTGTTTCTTGTGGGTTGGATGTTGTTTCTCGTTGGAATTATTTTTGGAAATACAAATGCCATTATTCTCGAACCTTTAGGACATATAGCAGGAATTGCCACTTCTGTTGTTGGTGCATTTTCTACATTTATATCCATTCCTTTAGGAATACTTGTTGGGCAAAATTTTGATAACAATATTCTGCCCATGTTTTTAGGAATCTTTGTTTACTCGGCAATTTCTTGGATTATTTATCATCTTTTGGTGAAAAAAAGTACTACTGCTTTGTCCATTTAGAACGATAGTAATTCTTATTTGTTTTTATCTCAACAAAATAGACTCCCGCGGGTAAGTCATCCACAGAAATAATGTTTTCTTCTCCTTCGAT contains:
- the asd gene encoding archaetidylserine decarboxylase (Phosphatidylserine decarboxylase is synthesized as a single chain precursor. Generation of the pyruvoyl active site from a Ser is coupled to cleavage of a Gly-Ser bond between the larger (beta) and smaller (alpha chains). It is an integral membrane protein.), which codes for MSQEKDQIQYIERQSKKVLTEEVPSGGMIRFLYGQNPLGKILLHQLFKRKWISSFVGKHMDSKRSIKRIQAFIDQFQMKMDDYIIPSTGFQSFNDFFYRKIKPEARPIAEGIISPADGKILVFPTLEASQQFFIKGSLFDIHRFIQNKKVSEKYLDGGMAIIRLAPVDYHRYHFPTAGVVGENIKIKGDYYSVSPLALKKNLEIFLENKREYVEVEHPKSGKYLICDVGATMTGSIIQTHQANTTVEKGQEKGYFAFGGSTLVLLFQKNTMHFAEDLIENTQNHFETTIKMGENIGFFIEK
- the rpe gene encoding ribulose-phosphate 3-epimerase, which produces MKKPLIAPSVLAADFANLQRDIEMINESQADWFHIDIMDGVFVPNISFGMPVLDAISKHAKKTIDVHLMIVDPDRYTETFAKLGANYLTVHYEACNHLHRSLQNIKAHGMKAGVALNPHTPVSVLSEVIQDLDLVCIMSVNPGFGGQKFIENTYSKVKELVALRTEKGGDFLIEIDGGVGLGNYKELTAAGADVLVAGSSVFRAENPVQMVEDLKKV
- a CDS encoding RluA family pseudouridine synthase, whose amino-acid sequence is MKEQSEENYEHENLIVEPGAESIRIDKYILNHISREKYSRTKLQQMCENGLITVNDQNVKSNYKVRPNDVISISKPYPVFSNELIAEDIPLDIIYEDDDLVVVNKPAGMVVHPSYGHYSGTLVNALLFHINQLATPREEGRPGLVHRIDKLTSGLLVVAKTDAALAYLSEQFAEKTSKRKYLALVWGDVIEDEGTIVGHIGRSRKNRQLRYVFEDGSEGKHAVTHYKVVERFGYTTLVECQLETGRTHQIRVHFQYLGHPLFGDPEYGGDKILKGTTFTKYRQFVNNCFALAPRQNLHAKTLGFEHPTTKEWMSFDSELADDMKEVIEKWRSYAYQKSLKN
- a CDS encoding multidrug effflux MFS transporter, which translates into the protein MDKLKSLSIPMMAIMMSLVALTIDIMLPAFPQMSQDLQLENENQIQLIISMVFLGMAIGQIFYGPISDALGRKPAIFIGFWVFVLGSFLCLFTEDIYWMSAGRMLQGIGLSANRIVCVAIIRDQFKGEEMAKVMSLIMSFFIIVPALAPSLGDILLEIINWKGIFLLILIVASATTLWFYLRQKETLAETHRIPLSFRNSFKALKEIYAHKKSRYFTIISGFILGLFLGYLNSIQQIVDKVYHQEKYFAIWFGVFALFIGTASFLNRKLVTLFGMENLVKRALTLLAISSGIVALVIAFDPSLIIFPVFVFLVGWMLFLVGIIFGNTNAIILEPLGHIAGIATSVVGAFSTFISIPLGILVGQNFDNNILPMFLGIFVYSAISWIIYHLLVKKSTTALSI